One part of the Bacillaceae bacterium S4-13-56 genome encodes these proteins:
- the gcvT gene encoding glycine cleavage system aminomethyltransferase GcvT — MDELKKSPLYPVYQEMGAKTIDFGGWDLPVQFTGIKEEHHATRQAAGLFDVSHMGEISVEGSGSTAFLQLLLTNDLSKLAVNRAQYTLMCYENGGTVDDLLVYKQGEEKYLLVVNAANTEKDFEWIKQHASDEVLIKNKSEDYFQLAVQGPRAEQILQRLTSESLSEISFFRFKDRVKLSGLENEVMISRTGYTGEDGFEIYGDPSDAVALWKKLLEVGSEDGILPVGLGARDTLRFEATLPLYGQELSSEITPIEAGLGFAVKTNKEEDFIGKSVLKEQKENGPNRRLVGLEMIEKGIPRHGYLVFDGEKEIGFVTTGTQSPTLEKNIGLALVPVSYAEEGREVEVQVRKRKLKAKVISTPFYKRK; from the coding sequence ATGGATGAATTAAAGAAAAGCCCGTTATATCCGGTTTATCAAGAGATGGGAGCCAAGACAATTGACTTTGGAGGTTGGGATCTGCCTGTTCAGTTCACTGGAATCAAAGAAGAGCACCATGCAACACGTCAGGCAGCTGGACTATTTGATGTTTCACATATGGGAGAAATAAGTGTAGAAGGGAGTGGTAGCACAGCTTTTTTACAGCTTTTATTGACCAATGATCTATCCAAACTGGCTGTAAACCGTGCTCAGTATACCCTTATGTGTTATGAAAACGGCGGAACAGTAGATGATTTATTAGTTTATAAGCAGGGAGAAGAAAAATACTTATTAGTTGTTAATGCGGCAAATACAGAAAAGGATTTTGAATGGATAAAGCAACATGCCTCAGATGAGGTTTTAATAAAAAATAAGTCCGAAGATTATTTCCAATTAGCTGTTCAGGGCCCAAGAGCTGAACAAATCTTACAGCGGTTGACTTCAGAATCTCTTAGTGAAATCTCCTTTTTCCGTTTTAAAGACAGAGTTAAACTTTCGGGATTAGAAAATGAAGTTATGATCTCAAGAACTGGATATACAGGGGAAGACGGATTCGAAATTTACGGTGATCCTAGTGATGCCGTTGCATTATGGAAAAAGCTATTAGAAGTAGGTAGTGAGGATGGTATACTACCTGTTGGACTAGGGGCAAGGGATACCCTTCGATTTGAAGCAACCCTTCCTCTATATGGGCAAGAATTGTCCTCTGAGATTACGCCTATAGAGGCTGGATTAGGTTTCGCTGTTAAAACAAATAAAGAAGAAGACTTTATTGGAAAGTCTGTACTTAAAGAACAAAAAGAGAATGGACCTAATCGAAGGCTCGTTGGTCTTGAGATGATTGAAAAGGGCATTCCTCGTCATGGATATTTGGTATTTGATGGCGAAAAGGAGATTGGGTTTGTAACAACTGGAACACAATCACCTACCCTTGAGAAGAATATAGGGCTAGCACTTGTGCCAGTTTCTTATGCTGAGGAAGGCAGAGAAGTGGAAGTCCAAGTGAGAAAAAGAAAGTTAAAAGCTAAGGTCATTTCCACTCCATTTTATAAAAGAAAATAG
- the gcvPA gene encoding aminomethyl-transferring glycine dehydrogenase subunit GcvPA, translated as MSTFRYLPMTESDRKAMLETIGISSTEELFKDIPEKVRLREPLNLKPAKNEQDLLKELSQLSKQNVTTKSHVSFLGAGVYDHSIPTVVDHVISRSEFYTAYTPYQPEISQGELQAIFEFQTMICELTGMEVANSSMYDGGTALAEAVNLSAGQTRKKKVIVSKAIHPESIEVIKTYTKGPGLEIVEVEVKDGRTDLDAIQQELDDDTAAVVVQYPNFFGQVEPLHELQKLLEDKKAMFIVSSNPLALGYLSPPGEFGADIVVGDTQVFGIPAQFGGPHCGYFATTSKLMRKVPGRLVGQTTDEEGRRGFVLTLQAREQHIRRDKATSNICSNQALNALASSVALTALGKQGIKEMATMNMKKARYAKSRLQEAGIEIVFEGSFFNEFVVRCKQPIHEVQNQLIDKGYIGGYDLGLQNPTLANCMLIAVTELRTKSEIDQFAKEMGDING; from the coding sequence ATGAGTACTTTTCGTTATTTGCCAATGACAGAAAGTGACCGAAAGGCTATGCTTGAAACCATTGGAATTTCTTCAACAGAAGAATTATTTAAAGACATTCCCGAAAAGGTTCGTCTGAGAGAGCCTCTAAACTTAAAGCCTGCAAAGAATGAGCAAGATCTTCTTAAGGAATTGTCACAGCTTTCTAAGCAAAATGTAACGACAAAAAGTCATGTTTCTTTTTTAGGAGCGGGAGTATATGATCACTCCATTCCTACAGTTGTTGATCATGTGATATCTAGGTCCGAATTTTATACGGCTTATACACCGTATCAACCTGAAATATCTCAAGGGGAGCTTCAAGCGATTTTTGAATTTCAAACCATGATTTGCGAGTTGACCGGTATGGAAGTAGCGAACTCTTCTATGTATGATGGGGGAACCGCTTTGGCAGAAGCCGTAAATTTGAGCGCGGGTCAAACAAGAAAGAAAAAGGTAATCGTTTCTAAAGCGATTCACCCTGAATCTATTGAGGTCATTAAAACCTATACAAAGGGTCCTGGTTTAGAGATTGTTGAGGTCGAAGTGAAAGATGGAAGAACCGATCTAGATGCTATTCAACAGGAATTAGACGATGATACAGCTGCTGTTGTTGTACAGTACCCTAACTTCTTTGGTCAAGTTGAACCTCTTCATGAACTTCAGAAACTCCTAGAGGACAAAAAGGCTATGTTTATCGTTTCTAGTAACCCTCTAGCTTTGGGCTATTTATCTCCGCCAGGGGAATTCGGTGCTGACATCGTAGTTGGGGACACACAAGTGTTTGGGATACCAGCTCAATTTGGGGGACCGCATTGTGGATACTTCGCTACCACCTCAAAGCTAATGAGAAAAGTTCCTGGACGTCTAGTTGGCCAAACGACTGATGAAGAAGGACGAAGAGGATTCGTTCTTACTCTACAGGCACGTGAACAACATATTCGACGTGATAAAGCTACATCTAACATTTGCTCCAACCAAGCATTAAATGCACTAGCCAGCTCCGTGGCATTAACTGCTTTAGGAAAGCAAGGAATAAAAGAGATGGCTACAATGAATATGAAAAAAGCTAGATATGCCAAAAGTCGTCTTCAAGAAGCGGGAATTGAAATTGTATTTGAAGGATCTTTCTTTAATGAATTTGTTGTAAGATGCAAACAACCAATTCATGAAGTTCAGAATCAACTGATTGATAAGGGTTATATCGGAGGATATGATTTAGGATTACAGAATCCAACTCTAGCGAATTGTATGCTTATAGCTGTCACTGAATTAAGAACAAAGTCTGAAATTGATCAATTCGCAAAAGAAATGGGGGATATCAATGGCTAA